From the Bacillota bacterium genome, one window contains:
- the pnp gene encoding polyribonucleotide nucleotidyltransferase, with amino-acid sequence MPAAWEPEGFRCFEMDFAGRPLRIEVGKMARQAGGACLVRYGETAVLVTATASPEPREGVDFLPLTVDYEERLYAVGRIPGSWHRREGRPSTRAVLSGRLIDRPIRPLFPEGLRNDVQVIVTVLSVDHDHSPEVCGLVGASAALSISDIPWNGPVGACEVGLVDGRVVLNPNQSQHAVSPLGLVVAGTEEAVIMVEAGAREVHEEDVLRAIAAGHEECRRVCRFIADLAREVGKPKREFPLFLPDPELERRVREYATPLVSELLGYADKTEREKASAELQARVVEHFSAEYPEGAALIAVVLKKILKEEMRRQIIEHGVRPDGRRPDEIRPVWCQVGLLPRVHGSGLFTRGQTQVLTVATLGAVGDVQLLDDTGEEEEKRFMHHYNFPPYSTGETRPLRGPGRREIGHGALAERALEAVIPAEDVFPYTLRLVSEVLESNGSTSMASVCGSTLALMDAGVPISAPVSGVAMGLIKEGDRVVVLSDIQGMEDALGDMDFKVAGTTKGITALQMDIKIPGVTVDILRRALEQARRGRLYILERMLEVLPAPRRELSRWAPRILSITIHPDRIRDVIGPGGKTINRIIAETGTKIDVESDGRVFVAGPAEGAEKALDMIRALTAEPELGQIYRGKVTRITSFGAFVEILPGKEGLVHISELSDRRVNRVEDVVNVGDEVLVKLTEIDRMGRINLSRRQALLAEQARRGDDQLRNREQHSPAHRPGRGQERR; translated from the coding sequence ATGCCAGCAGCCTGGGAGCCGGAGGGCTTCCGGTGTTTCGAGATGGATTTCGCCGGTCGTCCCCTGCGTATTGAAGTGGGGAAGATGGCCAGGCAGGCAGGCGGCGCCTGCCTGGTGCGTTACGGGGAGACCGCCGTGCTGGTGACCGCCACTGCCTCCCCGGAGCCGCGGGAAGGGGTCGACTTCCTGCCCCTCACTGTGGATTACGAGGAGCGGCTGTACGCGGTAGGCCGCATCCCCGGTAGCTGGCACCGCAGGGAGGGTCGTCCCAGCACGCGGGCCGTCCTGAGCGGGCGGCTGATCGACCGCCCCATCCGGCCCCTGTTCCCGGAGGGCCTTCGTAATGACGTGCAGGTAATTGTCACCGTGCTCTCCGTTGACCACGACCACTCTCCTGAAGTCTGCGGGCTGGTGGGTGCGTCGGCGGCCCTGAGCATCTCGGATATCCCCTGGAACGGCCCGGTGGGGGCATGTGAGGTGGGACTGGTTGACGGCCGGGTGGTGTTGAACCCCAACCAGAGCCAGCATGCAGTTTCGCCGCTGGGCCTGGTGGTGGCGGGTACCGAGGAAGCGGTGATCATGGTGGAGGCGGGCGCCCGCGAAGTTCACGAGGAAGATGTGCTGCGCGCGATCGCCGCCGGCCACGAAGAATGCCGCCGGGTGTGCCGGTTCATCGCCGACCTGGCCCGGGAGGTGGGCAAGCCCAAGCGGGAATTCCCCCTGTTCCTGCCCGATCCCGAACTCGAGCGCAGGGTGAGGGAGTATGCCACCCCCCTTGTCTCAGAGTTGCTCGGGTATGCGGATAAGACCGAGCGGGAGAAGGCGAGCGCGGAACTGCAAGCCCGGGTAGTGGAACATTTTTCCGCCGAGTACCCGGAGGGTGCTGCACTGATCGCGGTGGTGCTCAAGAAGATCCTCAAGGAAGAGATGCGCCGCCAGATCATCGAGCATGGGGTAAGGCCTGACGGGCGCCGCCCGGACGAAATCAGGCCGGTCTGGTGCCAGGTGGGCCTGCTCCCGCGGGTGCATGGCTCCGGGCTGTTCACGCGCGGCCAGACGCAGGTCCTCACCGTGGCTACCCTGGGGGCAGTGGGTGACGTGCAACTCCTGGACGACACCGGTGAGGAAGAGGAAAAGCGCTTCATGCACCATTACAACTTCCCGCCTTATTCCACCGGCGAGACCAGGCCCCTGCGGGGGCCGGGCCGGCGGGAAATCGGGCACGGTGCCCTGGCCGAAAGGGCACTTGAGGCGGTCATCCCCGCCGAGGACGTCTTCCCCTACACATTGCGCTTGGTGTCGGAAGTCCTGGAGTCCAACGGGTCCACCTCCATGGCGTCCGTGTGCGGCAGTACCCTGGCCCTCATGGATGCAGGGGTGCCCATTTCCGCGCCCGTGAGCGGGGTGGCCATGGGCCTGATCAAGGAAGGCGACCGGGTGGTGGTCCTGAGCGATATCCAGGGTATGGAGGATGCCCTGGGAGACATGGACTTCAAGGTGGCCGGCACCACGAAGGGGATAACGGCCCTGCAGATGGACATCAAGATCCCGGGGGTGACCGTTGACATCCTGCGCCGGGCCCTGGAGCAAGCGCGGCGTGGCAGGTTGTACATCCTGGAGCGCATGCTGGAGGTACTGCCCGCGCCGCGTCGTGAACTCAGTCGCTGGGCTCCCCGCATCCTGAGCATCACCATCCACCCCGACCGCATCCGCGACGTCATCGGGCCGGGCGGCAAGACCATCAACCGCATCATCGCGGAGACGGGCACCAAGATCGACGTGGAATCCGACGGGCGCGTTTTCGTGGCGGGCCCCGCCGAGGGTGCCGAGAAGGCCCTGGACATGATCAGGGCCCTTACCGCCGAGCCGGAACTGGGGCAGATCTACCGGGGTAAGGTCACCCGCATTACCAGCTTTGGTGCCTTCGTGGAGATCCTGCCCGGCAAGGAGGGCCTGGTGCACATCTCCGAGCTCTCCGACCGTCGGGTGAACCGGGTGGAGGACGTGGTGAACGTGGGCGACGAGGTGCTGGTGAAGCTCACGGAGATCGACCGCATGGGGCGCATCAACCTCTCCCGCCGGCAGGCCCTGCTGGCTGAGCAGGCCCGGCGCGGGGATGACCAGCTTCGTAATCGGGAACAGCATTCCCCAGCACACCGTCCCGGCCGCGGTCAGGAAAGGCGGTGA
- a CDS encoding dipicolinate synthase subunit B: MPLAGRRVGFGITGSLCNLHRVWPQMEKLVMAGAEVVPVVSQVVQSTDTRFGTAAQVLARIRDITGREPIRSIAEAETLGPVQPVDIMVVAPCTGNTMARIANAITDGPVTMAVKATLRNGRPVLLAISSNDALGLNARNLGTLLAARNVFFVPFGQDDPRGKPTSLDADLELLVPAIEEALQGRQIQPLLVSRHAGGPPPAGR, translated from the coding sequence GTGCCGCTGGCTGGTAGGCGGGTGGGGTTCGGGATCACGGGTTCCCTGTGTAACCTGCACCGGGTCTGGCCCCAAATGGAAAAGCTGGTGATGGCGGGGGCAGAGGTTGTCCCTGTGGTTTCCCAGGTGGTACAGAGTACCGATACCCGGTTTGGAACGGCTGCCCAGGTGCTGGCCCGCATACGGGACATTACGGGCCGGGAACCCATCCGGAGCATCGCGGAAGCGGAGACGCTGGGCCCCGTGCAGCCGGTGGACATCATGGTGGTGGCCCCCTGCACGGGTAACACCATGGCCCGTATCGCCAACGCCATCACCGACGGACCGGTGACCATGGCGGTGAAGGCCACACTGCGCAACGGCCGGCCCGTGCTGCTGGCCATCAGTTCCAACGATGCCCTGGGGCTCAACGCCCGCAACCTGGGCACGTTACTGGCGGCGCGCAACGTCTTTTTCGTCCCTTTTGGCCAGGACGATCCCCGGGGCAAACCCACCTCGCTGGATGCTGACCTGGAGCTGCTGGTGCCTGCCATCGAGGAGGCCCTGCAGGGCAGACAGATCCAGCCCCTCCTGGTGAGCCGGCATGCCGGTGGACCCCCGCCGGCGGGGCGGTAA
- the dpsA gene encoding dipicolinate synthase subunit DpsA, producing the protein MQGVQVAVVGGDRREAEAARFLAMRGARVRVWGQPAARLGEGVQVAARAEEALAAARVVVGPVRGTDGAGRIWSEAGPLELGEKAWGALDAGTLFLIGVGDAILRDGVAARGARLVEYRERDDFAIWNSVPTAEGAVFMALKEMDVTLHGSSCLVLGLGRTGLTLARLLRAMGATVTVVARRSACLARAEEMGCRGAALDGLEEAVAGADVIFNTIPAPVLHAGVLRRVPAGCIIIDLASAPGGTDFAFAAARGLRASLAPGLPATKAPVTAGRILGRVVEQIWREMQTGG; encoded by the coding sequence GTGCAGGGAGTACAAGTGGCGGTAGTGGGAGGAGACCGCCGGGAAGCGGAGGCGGCCCGGTTTCTGGCCATGCGGGGCGCCCGGGTGCGGGTGTGGGGACAGCCCGCGGCACGCCTGGGAGAGGGCGTGCAGGTGGCGGCCCGCGCGGAGGAAGCGCTGGCGGCGGCACGGGTGGTAGTGGGGCCCGTGCGGGGAACGGATGGCGCCGGGCGCATATGGTCGGAGGCCGGCCCGCTGGAACTGGGCGAGAAGGCCTGGGGGGCCCTCGATGCGGGAACCCTCTTCCTGATCGGGGTGGGTGACGCCATCCTGCGGGACGGGGTCGCCGCCCGCGGCGCCCGCCTGGTGGAGTACCGGGAGCGCGACGACTTTGCTATCTGGAACTCGGTGCCCACTGCGGAAGGGGCGGTGTTCATGGCCCTGAAAGAGATGGATGTCACATTGCACGGGTCGTCCTGTCTGGTGCTGGGCCTGGGGCGGACGGGGCTCACCCTCGCGCGCCTGCTACGGGCCATGGGGGCTACGGTGACGGTGGTGGCTCGCCGTTCTGCCTGCCTGGCCCGCGCCGAGGAGATGGGGTGTCGGGGGGCGGCGCTGGACGGCCTGGAGGAAGCGGTTGCCGGAGCCGACGTCATCTTCAACACCATCCCTGCCCCTGTACTCCACGCCGGCGTGCTGCGCCGGGTGCCGGCGGGATGCATCATCATCGATTTGGCCTCCGCTCCCGGGGGCACGGACTTCGCTTTTGCGGCCGCACGCGGCCTGCGGGCCAGCCTGGCCCCCGGCTTGCCTGCGACCAAGGCTCCGGTCACCGCGGGTCGCATTCTGGGTCGGGTGGTGGAGCAAATCTGGCGGGAAATGCAGACTGGGGGGTGA
- the truB gene encoding tRNA pseudouridine(55) synthase TruB — translation MINVLKPPGMTSHDVVACLRRWLGIRAGHGGTLDPGAAGVLVVALGRGTRLLHFVLEGTKEYRAEAVLGARTATGDSSSPAEPGGDASFLDRIRVEQAVASLTGELEQVPPMTSALKYEGEPLYRLARRGQEVPRPSRRVTVFAARVVEFQPGVRARVVIDLTCSHGTYVRTWCQALGDALGVGGYMGFLVRTGVGVFRLGDALLLEEIRAHPWEGVQPMVRMVEHLPAVHMRGGREKVAAGHVPPAFLDVPARGGLSPGQTVRVMGPEGDLWAIARWVGGKRVLALETVLVGVN, via the coding sequence GTGATCAACGTGCTCAAGCCCCCGGGGATGACCTCCCACGACGTGGTGGCGTGCCTGCGCCGTTGGCTGGGGATCAGGGCGGGGCACGGCGGGACTCTGGACCCGGGGGCGGCGGGGGTGCTGGTGGTGGCTCTGGGGAGGGGCACCCGCCTTTTGCACTTTGTTCTGGAGGGGACCAAGGAGTATCGGGCGGAAGCGGTGCTGGGGGCCCGGACCGCCACGGGTGACAGCTCCTCTCCCGCGGAACCGGGCGGTGATGCCTCTTTCCTGGATAGGATCCGGGTGGAGCAGGCGGTGGCGTCCCTCACGGGAGAATTGGAGCAGGTACCCCCCATGACTTCGGCCCTGAAGTACGAGGGTGAGCCGCTGTACCGGCTGGCCCGGCGGGGGCAGGAGGTCCCCCGTCCGTCCCGGCGGGTGACGGTATTCGCTGCCCGGGTGGTGGAATTCCAGCCCGGCGTGCGGGCCCGGGTGGTGATCGATCTCACCTGCTCGCACGGCACATACGTCCGCACCTGGTGCCAGGCCCTGGGGGATGCCCTGGGGGTGGGGGGATACATGGGATTCCTGGTGCGCACGGGGGTGGGTGTTTTCCGCCTGGGAGATGCCCTCCTGCTGGAGGAAATCCGGGCCCACCCGTGGGAGGGCGTGCAGCCCATGGTGCGGATGGTAGAACACCTTCCCGCCGTCCACATGCGGGGTGGGCGGGAAAAGGTGGCGGCCGGGCACGTTCCACCGGCCTTCCTGGACGTACCCGCGCGGGGGGGGTTGTCCCCGGGTCAGACCGTGCGGGTGATGGGGCCGGAGGGTGACCTGTGGGCCATCGCCCGCTGGGTGGGTGGTAAGAGGGTTCTGGCTCTGGAAACGGTGCTGGTCGGGGTGAACTGA
- a CDS encoding prolipoprotein diacylglyceryl transferase, whose amino-acid sequence MVVHPIAFRIGGLEIHTWGVLFALGFGLAILAAEMNARRVGLPSWLYVESSLYIAVAAILGARLLYVALEWGQYSGQPWRVLNTREGGLSLYGGLMGGVLAVWLFTRLRRVPTGRFLDGGAPAVALGTAVTRVGCFLEGCCWGILTGGDWGFLTRFAPGLRHPAQLYEMVLDLVLFAGLWYLAPRLVLLPGQLFLFYVAGYSAIRFGVEFWRDVPHLWGWVTVTQPAALVTVLASLGLAWYRWHRARNVTRGKGVT is encoded by the coding sequence GTGGTCGTGCATCCCATTGCCTTTCGCATCGGCGGGCTCGAGATCCACACCTGGGGCGTCCTGTTCGCGCTGGGTTTTGGACTGGCCATCCTGGCGGCAGAGATGAACGCACGCAGAGTGGGGTTGCCTTCCTGGCTTTACGTGGAGTCTTCCCTCTACATTGCGGTGGCGGCCATCCTGGGTGCCCGGCTGCTGTACGTGGCCCTGGAATGGGGGCAATATAGCGGTCAGCCCTGGCGGGTGCTGAACACCCGGGAGGGCGGGCTTTCCCTGTACGGGGGTCTGATGGGCGGAGTGCTGGCCGTCTGGCTGTTCACCCGGCTGCGTCGTGTCCCTACCGGTCGGTTTCTGGACGGGGGAGCCCCGGCCGTCGCCCTGGGCACGGCCGTCACCCGGGTGGGGTGCTTCCTGGAAGGGTGCTGCTGGGGCATCCTCACCGGGGGGGACTGGGGGTTTCTCACCCGTTTTGCGCCCGGCCTGCGCCATCCTGCCCAGTTGTACGAGATGGTGCTCGACCTGGTTCTTTTTGCCGGCCTGTGGTATCTGGCTCCCCGCCTGGTTCTTCTCCCCGGCCAGCTGTTCTTGTTTTACGTGGCCGGGTACTCGGCCATCCGTTTCGGCGTCGAGTTCTGGCGAGATGTCCCCCACCTGTGGGGGTGGGTTACCGTCACCCAGCCGGCTGCCCTGGTCACGGTGCTGGCGAGCCTGGGGCTGGCCTGGTACCGCTGGCACCGGGCGCGGAACGTCACGCGCGGCAAGGGAGTCACATAG
- a CDS encoding aspartate-semialdehyde dehydrogenase yields MGWRVGVLGATGAVGREVVRLLEERCFAVDMLRLWASHRSAGEYLVFRGEKVEVEDLATSPVGGVDFLFSAVGDQVAREMVPAAQRAGAVVIDKSAAFRLDPGVPLVVPEVNPGDLQGHRGIVASPNCSTIQLVVALAPLAREAGLEKVVVSTYQSVSGTGREAMEELREQSRVVLEGGTPRPRVYPHPIAFNLFPHIDFFDETGYCREEMKLVQETRKILHLPGLAITATVARVPVMVGHAEAVWVRTRRPLSPGRVREILAAAPGVVVRDEPARCVYPTPREAAGQDGVLVGRIRADLDDEYGIWMWVVADNLRKGAATNAVQIAELLAGSGSGTP; encoded by the coding sequence TTGGGCTGGCGCGTCGGGGTGCTGGGAGCGACTGGTGCGGTAGGGCGCGAAGTGGTGCGTCTCCTTGAGGAGCGTTGTTTTGCCGTGGACATGCTGCGGCTATGGGCCAGTCACCGCTCGGCCGGGGAGTACCTGGTGTTTCGGGGTGAGAAGGTGGAGGTGGAGGACCTGGCCACCTCCCCGGTCGGGGGAGTGGACTTCCTCTTCTCAGCCGTGGGGGATCAGGTTGCCCGGGAAATGGTGCCGGCCGCCCAGCGGGCGGGGGCGGTGGTGATCGACAAGTCGGCTGCCTTCCGTCTCGACCCGGGGGTCCCCCTGGTGGTTCCCGAGGTGAACCCCGGGGACCTGCAGGGCCACCGGGGCATAGTGGCCAGCCCCAACTGTTCCACCATCCAGCTGGTCGTGGCCCTGGCACCCCTAGCCAGGGAAGCGGGGCTGGAGAAAGTAGTGGTGAGCACTTACCAGTCGGTATCCGGCACCGGCAGGGAGGCGATGGAGGAACTGCGGGAGCAATCCCGGGTGGTGCTGGAGGGGGGTACGCCCCGGCCTCGGGTCTATCCTCACCCCATTGCTTTCAACCTGTTTCCCCACATCGACTTCTTCGACGAGACCGGTTACTGCCGCGAGGAAATGAAGCTGGTGCAGGAGACCAGGAAGATCCTGCACCTGCCCGGCCTGGCCATCACTGCTACAGTGGCGCGTGTTCCCGTGATGGTGGGCCACGCGGAAGCGGTGTGGGTGCGCACGCGCCGCCCCCTTTCCCCGGGGCGGGTGCGGGAAATACTGGCGGCGGCTCCGGGGGTGGTGGTGAGGGATGAGCCCGCCCGCTGCGTGTACCCCACGCCCCGCGAGGCGGCCGGGCAGGACGGCGTGCTGGTAGGCCGCATCCGGGCTGACCTGGACGACGAATACGGCATATGGATGTGGGTGGTGGCTGACAACCTGCGCAAGGGCGCGGCCACCAACGCCGTGCAGATCGCGGAACTGCTGGCGGGGTCGGGGTCGGGCACCCCCTGA
- a CDS encoding dUTP diphosphatase (catalyzes the formation of dUMP from dUTP) produces the protein MRRFEVVSAYRDRGVTLPRRSTPGSAGYDLAAAEDTVIPAGGVGLVPTGLKVYLPPGEFLAVYIRSGVAVARGLSLANGVAVIDADYADNPANEGHIVLAVYNRSPEPVTVHRGERIAQGIFLAFGLADDDRPGPPRRGGLGSTGRL, from the coding sequence GTGCGGCGTTTTGAAGTGGTTTCTGCTTACCGGGACAGAGGGGTGACCCTGCCCCGGCGGAGCACTCCGGGGTCGGCCGGGTACGACCTGGCGGCTGCCGAGGACACCGTCATCCCGGCAGGTGGGGTTGGCCTGGTGCCCACCGGCCTGAAGGTGTACCTGCCCCCGGGAGAGTTTTTGGCCGTGTACATACGGTCCGGCGTGGCCGTGGCGCGGGGGCTGAGCCTGGCCAACGGGGTGGCCGTCATCGATGCCGATTACGCGGACAATCCGGCCAACGAAGGTCACATCGTGCTGGCCGTTTACAACCGGAGTCCGGAGCCGGTCACGGTGCACAGGGGAGAACGTATTGCCCAGGGGATTTTCCTCGCCTTCGGCCTGGCCGACGACGACCGACCGGGCCCTCCCCGGCGGGGAGGACTGGGGAGCACGGGCCGGCTGTAG
- a CDS encoding bifunctional oligoribonuclease/PAP phosphatase NrnA — protein sequence MGKEPAAAEVARVLASGRRFLLPLHLAPDGDSVGSVLGLALLLDRLGVETVVSYERDPLPPVYGFLPGSDRVVPLDRVAGEFSGAVFLDMTDPGRAGEKTREYVADLPLVNVDHHPTNSGFGRVRFLDPEAPAVGEMIISIADCLGVPIGPEVATCLYVALMTDTGSFQYDNTTPRAFRAAARLVEAGASPPEVSRHVYETRSPASLRLAHLVLGTLTVEQGGRVAHVTLTRDMLARTGATLADSDGLINYPRSVAGVEVAILFREEEDGRVKVGFRSRHVDVGELAASLGGGGHARASGCLLEGPVEAARALVLSRLRTVLG from the coding sequence ATGGGTAAGGAGCCGGCCGCCGCCGAGGTGGCGCGGGTGCTGGCGTCGGGGCGGCGTTTTCTTTTGCCCCTTCACCTTGCTCCCGACGGAGACAGCGTGGGATCGGTGCTGGGACTGGCCCTGCTTCTGGACCGCCTGGGAGTGGAGACGGTGGTCAGTTACGAGCGGGACCCCCTTCCCCCGGTGTATGGTTTCCTGCCCGGCAGCGATCGGGTGGTGCCCCTGGACCGGGTGGCGGGAGAGTTTTCGGGGGCGGTGTTCCTGGACATGACCGACCCGGGGCGGGCGGGGGAGAAGACCCGGGAGTACGTGGCGGATCTCCCCCTGGTGAACGTGGACCATCATCCCACCAACAGCGGGTTCGGCCGGGTGCGTTTTCTGGACCCGGAGGCACCCGCGGTGGGGGAGATGATCATTTCCATCGCCGATTGCCTGGGGGTACCCATCGGGCCCGAGGTGGCCACCTGCCTTTATGTGGCCCTCATGACCGATACGGGGTCGTTCCAGTACGACAACACCACTCCCCGCGCTTTCCGGGCTGCTGCCCGCCTGGTGGAGGCGGGGGCAAGCCCCCCGGAAGTCTCGCGGCACGTCTACGAGACCCGTTCCCCGGCCTCTCTGCGTCTGGCCCACCTGGTCCTGGGGACGTTGACCGTGGAACAGGGGGGCCGGGTAGCCCATGTCACCCTGACGCGGGACATGCTGGCCCGCACCGGTGCTACCCTGGCCGACAGCGACGGCCTCATCAACTATCCCCGGTCCGTGGCCGGGGTGGAGGTGGCCATCCTCTTCCGGGAGGAGGAGGATGGCCGGGTCAAGGTGGGGTTCCGCTCCCGCCACGTGGACGTGGGCGAGCTGGCGGCTTCGCTGGGCGGGGGTGGTCATGCCCGCGCTTCCGGGTGCCTGCTGGAAGGCCCCGTGGAGGCGGCCAGGGCCCTGGTGCTCTCCCGGTTGAGGACGGTGCTGGGATGA
- a CDS encoding deoxyribonuclease IV, with product MARVRLGAHLSIGGGWARLIADATALGCETAQVFSRSPRGGKARPLGEAEVSVLREGLAGAGVAPLIVHTPYLVNIAAPEESKWEYAVEVLAEDLGRAALLGAPWVVVHMGHARQLPLEEGLLRCVRALDLAFERAGEAGEGVTLLLENTAGGLGESVEAMAWVISRARHGERLGVCLDTCHAFAAGYDLRTPTGQEAFLGKVRRFMGSDRVKVWHFNDSAGACGSHLDRHEHVGEGQMGRDAFGLLLGQPEVDGRPVILETPVKTPEGYRPDLAVLRELREKAARKW from the coding sequence GTGGCGCGCGTGCGTCTGGGGGCCCACCTTTCCATCGGGGGAGGCTGGGCCCGGCTGATCGCCGACGCCACCGCCCTGGGTTGTGAAACTGCGCAGGTGTTCTCTCGCAGCCCCCGTGGGGGCAAGGCACGACCCCTGGGGGAAGCGGAAGTCTCTGTCCTGAGGGAAGGGCTGGCCGGGGCGGGGGTCGCCCCCCTCATCGTACATACCCCCTACCTGGTGAACATAGCGGCGCCCGAAGAGAGTAAGTGGGAGTACGCCGTGGAAGTGCTGGCCGAGGATCTGGGGCGGGCCGCCCTCCTGGGTGCCCCCTGGGTGGTGGTGCATATGGGCCACGCGCGGCAACTGCCCCTTGAGGAAGGCCTGCTCCGGTGCGTCCGCGCCCTCGACCTCGCCTTTGAACGGGCCGGTGAGGCCGGAGAAGGGGTTACCCTCCTGCTGGAAAACACGGCGGGAGGGCTGGGGGAGAGCGTGGAGGCCATGGCGTGGGTGATATCCCGGGCCCGCCACGGGGAGCGTCTGGGGGTGTGCCTGGATACCTGCCATGCCTTCGCCGCCGGCTATGACCTCCGCACTCCCACGGGGCAGGAGGCATTTCTGGGCAAAGTACGCCGGTTTATGGGCTCGGATCGGGTGAAGGTGTGGCACTTCAACGACTCGGCAGGTGCCTGCGGGTCTCACCTGGACCGGCACGAGCACGTGGGCGAAGGGCAGATGGGGCGGGACGCATTCGGGCTCCTGCTGGGCCAGCCCGAGGTGGATGGCCGGCCGGTAATCCTGGAAACACCGGTGAAGACCCCCGAAGGCTACCGCCCTGACCTGGCCGTCCTGAGAGAACTGCGCGAGAAAGCGGCGAGGAAGTGGTAG
- the rpsO gene encoding 30S ribosomal protein S15, with amino-acid sequence MTLAREKKQSIISEYRRHEKDTGSPEVQIALLTERISELTEHLKEHRHDYHSRRGLLKMVGHRRNLLRYLKETDIQRYRALVERLGIRG; translated from the coding sequence GTGACCCTGGCGCGAGAAAAGAAGCAATCGATCATATCGGAATACCGCCGGCACGAGAAGGATACGGGGTCGCCGGAAGTGCAGATCGCCCTGCTCACCGAACGTATCTCCGAACTCACCGAGCACCTGAAGGAACACCGCCACGACTACCACAGCCGGCGGGGCCTGCTCAAGATGGTGGGGCACAGGCGCAATCTGCTCAGGTACCTCAAAGAGACCGACATCCAACGATACAGAGCCCTGGTTGAGAGACTCGGCATCCGGGGTTGA
- a CDS encoding bifunctional riboflavin kinase/FAD synthetase, with protein MQCHEFSLANPLVCSGELAVAVGTFDGVHLGHQRLIRRLVAGARKERLPAAVLTFEPHPLEVLRPGNGPRRLTLPEEKAAILATLGVDLLLVMRFDRQLAAMSPADFAREVLEGMLRARRVHVGFSFSFGREGLGTPADLLRWGEERGARVEVFPPVRVRGRVVSSTAIREAVMQGAVARARTMLGRPYGVTGRVVRGDGRGRGLGYPTANVECDPRKVMPAPGVYAVWVNATLPGVANFGRRPTFGGGEARLEVYLPGIDRDLYGEPIEVAFWRRLRGERCFPDPAALARQLEVDSRRALAALRVYSRGVVCYNRSG; from the coding sequence GTGCAATGTCATGAATTTTCGCTGGCGAATCCGCTTGTCTGCTCGGGCGAACTGGCGGTGGCGGTGGGCACCTTTGACGGGGTGCACCTCGGGCACCAGCGCCTGATCCGACGCCTGGTGGCAGGGGCCAGGAAGGAGAGGCTGCCGGCAGCCGTCCTCACCTTCGAACCCCATCCCCTCGAGGTTCTGCGCCCCGGTAACGGCCCCCGGCGGTTGACCCTTCCCGAAGAAAAGGCCGCTATCCTGGCCACCCTGGGGGTAGACCTTCTGCTGGTGATGAGGTTTGACCGGCAGCTGGCCGCGATGAGCCCCGCAGATTTCGCGCGCGAGGTGCTGGAAGGCATGCTGAGGGCGCGCAGGGTGCACGTGGGTTTCAGCTTCTCCTTCGGACGGGAAGGCCTGGGTACTCCCGCCGACCTCCTGAGGTGGGGTGAGGAGCGGGGCGCAAGGGTTGAGGTTTTCCCACCGGTGCGGGTGCGGGGGCGGGTGGTGTCTTCCACGGCCATCCGGGAAGCAGTGATGCAGGGGGCGGTGGCCCGGGCCCGCACGATGCTGGGGCGGCCCTACGGGGTGACGGGCCGGGTGGTGCGCGGTGACGGGCGGGGACGCGGCCTGGGGTACCCGACGGCTAACGTGGAGTGTGATCCCCGGAAAGTGATGCCTGCTCCCGGCGTGTACGCCGTGTGGGTGAATGCTACCTTGCCCGGGGTGGCCAACTTTGGGAGGCGTCCCACCTTCGGGGGGGGAGAGGCGCGGCTAGAAGTGTATTTGCCCGGGATCGACCGGGATCTGTACGGGGAGCCGATTGAGGTAGCCTTCTGGAGACGCCTGCGGGGAGAGCGGTGTTTTCCGGATCCTGCTGCCCTGGCCCGGCAACTGGAGGTTGACAGCCGGCGTGCCCTGGCTGCCCTGCGCGTTTACAGCAGGGGGGTGGTGTGCTACAATCGATCTGGTTGA
- the rbfA gene encoding 30S ribosome-binding factor RbfA, whose translation MAGTRQERVSEVLREEISALLSELKDPRVGFASITRVEMSSDLRHARVYVSVLGDEAQKKATMEGLRSATGFIRSEVGRRVRLFRTPEIAFHLDESLEKGARVLKLIEDVGRSRPGAGDGAGTRGESGIGACGGGDAGVGEEGHG comes from the coding sequence GTGGCGGGGACGCGGCAGGAGAGAGTATCCGAAGTCTTACGGGAAGAGATATCCGCTCTGCTCTCTGAACTGAAGGACCCCCGGGTGGGGTTTGCCTCCATCACGCGGGTGGAGATGTCCAGCGATCTGCGTCACGCCCGCGTGTACGTGTCGGTCCTGGGTGACGAAGCCCAGAAGAAGGCCACCATGGAGGGTCTGCGCAGCGCCACCGGGTTCATCCGGTCCGAAGTGGGGCGCCGGGTCCGGCTGTTCCGTACCCCGGAGATTGCTTTCCACCTGGATGAATCCCTGGAGAAGGGGGCCAGGGTGCTGAAGCTGATCGAGGACGTCGGGCGGTCACGACCGGGCGCGGGTGACGGTGCCGGGACGCGGGGTGAGAGCGGCATCGGTGCCTGTGGTGGTGGCGATGCCGGTGTCGGGGAGGAAGGGCATGGGTAA